A genomic segment from Torulaspora delbrueckii CBS 1146 chromosome 3, complete genome encodes:
- the REX2 gene encoding Rex2p (similar to Saccharomyces cerevisiae REX2 (YLR059C); ancestral locus Anc_8.35): MLSRIARCLQVRQLSGRRNWYLRMEKQKSVSNPLVWIDCEMTGLDHQRDRIIEICCIITDGELNVVQDNCYESVIHCDRSVLDGMNEWCIEHHGASGLTKKVLESTKTKEQVEQELLQFIKRYVPDSRVGLLAGNSVHMDRLFMLKDFPSIVDHLFYRIVDVSSIMEVCRRHNPSLSKLAPRKDKNHTAKSDILESIEQLQWYRDHYFKSKQETAEYVKSKEQEKANEQQQEQSNQEKVGEPAAKKSRKV; the protein is encoded by the coding sequence ATGTTGAGCCGTATTGCAAGGTGTTTACAGGTGAGACAGTTGAGTGGTAGACGTAACTGGTACTTGAGAATGGAGAAGCAGAAAAGTGTATCGAATCCGCTGGTGTGGATCGATTGCGAGATGACCGGACTGGATCACCAGCGAGACAGGATTATTGAGATCTGCTGTATCATCACTGATGGGGAGCTAAATGTTGTACAAGATAATTGTTATGAGAGCGTGATTCATTGTGATCGTAGTGTGCTGGATGGTATGAACGAGTGGTGCATTGAGCATCACGGTGCCAGTGGACTTACAAAGAAAGTACTTGAGAGCACCAAGACTAAAGAGCAAGTTGAGCAAGAGTTGCTGCAGTTTATTAAGAGGTATGTCCCAGACTCTCGTGTGGGGCTGCTTGCGGGCAATTCGGTGCATATGGACCGGTTATtcatgttgaaagatttcCCGAGCATTGTGGATCACTTATTCTATCGGATCGTAGACGTCAGTTCGATCATGGAAGTTTGTCGTCGACACAATCCTTCACTTTCGAAGCTGGCACCAAGGAAGGATAAGAACCATACTGCCAAGAGCGATATTCTCGAAAGTATCGAGCAGTTGCAATGGTACCGCGATCATTATTTTAAGAGTAAGCAGGAGACAGCGGAATACGTGAAGTCAAAAGAGCAAGAAAAAGCCAACGAGCAGCAGCAGGAGCAGAGCAATCAGGAGAAGGTTGGCGAACCAGCGGCAAAGAAATCTCGCAAGGTCTAA
- the HAC1 gene encoding transcription factor HAC1 (similar to Saccharomyces cerevisiae HAC1 (YFL031W); ancestral locus Anc_8.36) gives MASDSLQIPTDFKTSLPPRKRARTQEEKEQRRIERILRNRKAAHHSREKKRAHLEELEHKCEVMERLLASIDDLDAVVGDNGRESLLEYRNLMGNGFQTGQSSPVAALTPVSLVKDEEDQNRSWDLLLSRSQEVEPQVEPLTLTTPPEWFTGNDNSSFEFDDWRNPAVITATTGIVVR, from the coding sequence ATGGCCAGCGACAGTTTACAGATACCTACAGATTTCAAGACCAGTTTACCTCCAAGAAAACGGGCTAGAACTCAGgaggagaaagaacaaaggCGTATTGAGAGAATCCTAAGGAACCGCAAGGCCGCACATCACAGtagagagaagaaaaggGCTCATTTGGAAGAACTAGAGCACAAATGTGAAGTGATGGAGCGACTGCTGGCCAGTATTGACGATCTTGATGCTGTTGTCGGAGACAACGGCCGAGAATCGCTACTAGAGTATAGGAATCTTATGGGGAATGGCTTTCAGACGGGCCAGTCGTCGCCTGTGGCGGCTCTAACGCCTGTCAGCCTGGTTAAAGACGAAGAGGATCAAAATCGCAGCTGGGATCTGCTTTTGAGCAGGTCTCAGGAAGTCGAACCACAAGTAGAACCTCTAACTTTAACCACTCCTCCAGAATGGTTTACCGGAAATGATAACAGCTCGTTTGAATTCGACGATTGGCGTAATCCAGCCGTGATTACAGCTACAACAGGCATAGTTGtgagatga
- the AGX1 gene encoding alanine--glyoxylate transaminase (similar to Saccharomyces cerevisiae AGX1 (YFL030W); ancestral locus Anc_8.37): protein MSNDTLLIPGPIVISEKVQQALGSPSCSPTVPEFVNLFQGVLKNCRKLFRAHETQGQPIVLVGSGTLGWDVAAANLVDPEDEVLVLGTGYFSDSFQDCLELYGAKVDKLEAPLGDQVPFQEVEQQLKKKQYKAITITQVDTSTGVLSNVQRIAELVHELSPSTFIIVDGVCSIGCEEFEFDKWGIDFCLSASQKAIGAAPGLSISMISQRALEHALDPSRKPRSYYASLKKWIPVMQAYEDQKPKYFATLSVQMVKSLDVALKELLADGLELRWEKHRKTSEWLKKKLTDDLGFKLVTKYPSEAAAHGLTVFYVKDPPKLISYLKQHGTVITGGIHKQIASQCVRIGHMGVSVCSEQLDHIPACYKLIAESNIH, encoded by the coding sequence ATGTCGAACGATACGCTGCTTATACCAGGTCCAATAGTAATTAGTGAGAAAGTGCAACAAGCACTGGGCTCGCCATCTTGTAGCCCCACAGTCCCCGAATTTGTAAACCTATTCCAAGGTGTGTTGAAAAACTGTAGGAAACTGTTTAGGGCTCATGAGACCCAGGGTCAGCCAATTGTGCTTGTAGGTTCCGGCACATTGGGTTGGGATGTCGCTGCTGCCAATTTGGTTGATCCGGAGGATGAAGTGCTAGTGCTAGGGACTGGTTACTTTAGTGATTCGTTCCAAGACTGTCTTGAACTTTATGGAGCCAAGGTAGATAAGTTGGAGGCTCCACTTGGAGATCAGGttccttttcaagaagttgagcaacaactaaagaagaagcagtaCAAAGCAATTACAATCACCCAGGTTGATACTTCAACAGGTGTGTTGTCGAACGTTCAAAGAATAGCCGAGCTGGTTCACGAGCTTTCTCCTTCGACGTTCATCATTGTCGATGGAGTGTGTTCAATTGGTTGCGAAGAGTTTGAGTTTGACAAATGGGGCATCGATTTCTGTCTATCGGCATCACAAAAGGCCATTGGAGCTGCTCCAGGTCTCAGTATCTCGATGATCAGTCAGAGAGCTCTCGAGCATGCCTTGGACCCCAGCAGGAAACCCCGCTCCTACTATGCTTCACTTAAGAAGTGGATCCCAGTGATGCAAGCTTACGAGGACCAAAAACCAAAGTATTTTGCAACACTATCGGTTCAGATGGTCAAAAGTCTTGATGTAGCTCTCAAGGAACTACTAGCTGACGGCCTCGAACTCCGCTGGGAAAAGCACCGCAAGACCAGCGAATGGCTCAAGAAAAAGCTCACCGACGATTTGGGCTTCAAGCTAGTCACCAAGTATCCATCCGAAGCAGCTGCTCACGGGCTAACAGTTTTCTACGTCAAAGACCCTCCAAAACTAATCAGCTACCTCAAGCAGCACGGAACTGTCATTACAGGTGGGATCCATAAGCAAATCGCTTCCCAGTGCGTTCGTATTGGACATATGGGAGTTTCGGTATGCAGCGAACAGCTCGACCATATCCCAGCCTGCTATAAGCTCATAGCAGAGTCGAACATTCACTAA
- the SHM2 gene encoding glycine hydroxymethyltransferase SHM2 (similar to Saccharomyces cerevisiae SHM2 (YLR058C); ancestral locus Anc_8.38): MPYALSDSHKKLVSSHLSESDPEVEQIIKDEIDRQKHSIVLIASENFTSTAVFDALGTPMCNKYSEGYPGARYYGGNEHIDRMELLCQKRALEAFNLTPDRWGVNVQTLSGSPANLQVYQALMKPHERLMGLYLPDGGHLSHGYATENRKISAVSTYFESFPYRVDPATGIIDYDTLEKNAILYRPKILVAGTSAYCRLIDYKRMREIADKCGAYLMVDMAHISGLVAAGVIPSPFEYADIVTTTTHKSLRGPRGAMIFFRRGIRSVNPKTGKEIPYDLENPINFSVFPGHQGGPHNHTISALATALKQANTQEFKDYQNQVLKNAKALEAEFKKLGYRLVSDGTDSHMVLVSLREQGVDGARVEYVCEKINIALNKNSIPGDKSALVPGGVRIGAPAMSTRGMGEEDFTRIVQYINQAVKIAKETQQSLPKEANRLKDFKAKVDQGSDALTNLKKEIYNWAGEYPLPV, translated from the coding sequence ATGCCTTACGCTTTATCCGATAGCCACAAGAAGttggtttcttctcacTTGAGTGAAAGTGATCCAGAAGTCGAGCAAATCATcaaggatgaaattgacaGACAAAAGCACTCCATTGTGTTGATCGCTTCTGAAAACTTCACCTCTACCGCTGTCTTCGATGCCTTGGGAACTCCAATGTGTAACAAGTACTCTGAAGGTTATCCAGGTGCTCGTTACTACGGTGGTAATGAACACATCGACCGTATGGAATTGTTGTGTCAAAAGAGAGCTTTGGAAGCTTTCAATTTGACTCCAGACAGATGGGGTGTCAATGTGCAAACTTTGTCCGGTTCTCCAGCCAATTTGCAAGTTTACCAAGCTTTGATGAAACCTCATGAGAGACTAATGGGTTTATACTTGCCAGATGGTGGTCACTTGTCTCACGGTTACGCTACTGAGAACAGAAAGATCTCTGCTGTCTCCACTTACTTCGAATCTTTCCCATACAGAGTTGACCCAGCCACTGGTATTATTGACTACGACactttggagaagaatGCTATCCTATACAGACCAAAGATTTTGGTTGCTGGTACTTCCGCTTACTGTCGTTTGATTGACTACAAGAGAATGAGAGAAATCGCCGACAAGTGTGGTGCTTACTTAATGGTTGACATGGCTCATATTTCCGGTTTGGTTGCCGCTGGTGTTATCCCATCTCCATTCGAATACGCTGACATTGTCACCACCACCACTCACAAGTCTTTGAGAGGTCCTCGTGGTGCTatgatcttcttcagaagagGTATCAGAAGTGTCAACCCAAAGACTGGTAAGGAAATCCCTTacgatttggaaaaccCAATTAACTTCTCTGTTTTCCCAGGTCACCAAGGTGGTCCACACAACCACACCATTTCCGCTTTGGCTACTGCTTTGAAGCAAGCTAACACTCAAGAGTTTAAGGACTACCAAAACCAAGTCTTGAAGAACGCCAAGGCTTTGGAAGCtgaattcaagaagttggGTTACAGATTGGTCTCTGATGGTACCGACTCTCACATGGTCTTGGTTTCTTTGAGAGAACAGGGTGTCGATGGTGCTCGTGTTGAATACGTCTGTGAGAAAATCAACATTGCTCTAAACAAGAACTCTATTCCAGGTGACAAATCCGCCTTGGTTCCAGGTGGTGTCCGTATTGGTGCCCCTGCTATGAGTACTAGAGGTATGGGCGAAGAAGACTTCACCAGAATTGTTCAATACATCAATCAAGCCGTCAAGATCGCCAAGGAAACTCAACAATCTTTGCCAAAAGAGGCTAACAGATTGAAGGATTTCAAGGCCAAGGTCGACCAAGGTAGCGACGCTTTGACCAACctaaagaaagaaatttACAACTGGGCTGGTGAATACCCATTGCCAGTGTAA
- the MNL2 gene encoding putative mannosidase MNL2 (similar to Saccharomyces cerevisiae YLR057W; ancestral locus Anc_8.39), which yields MSLYKAFRSLVRRVRSVLILAVTILLLFYYTFENEIDMLNSFAENEYIPSIKDVARNEGGLDLADIRREGVLKDEPTGLDPTDLKALREKNKYFPLLISDASKDPSALLETSSDLDPTKFASHKERYPVLNEVSLPVILTPGEGSDLAVQSSVFEDEGVADEKMLRNIKELFVNTWKQEDLVGKISEFHWPMNLIDALDTLYILKEEEEFESALNAISEVTFSLPPASIEAVDISDVGSRALGGLMSGYELSGNATLLQKAKEVADFSLRAYDTPNRLPLLNFFWKSKLDNRFPYQKANAGALTSMTLELIKLSQITQENKYFDAAQRIYRTISLSTNEFDLEYLFPNQVDASGCTPISTDQIQLGRHLSQFKGMKSIDENLQFIHCHQTGKLISFNPKKVKQEQHFDMDAQAQLLYSNLVKSYHLLNGNDLLKFSDNYFEPNDDDIRDDSKIKNSPSGINKNKEKAQSSRHIFTKAMDSVRDLMAFNPATPLKENITLLSSLKTRTHLSPATNEVNVEITRMYDMKFERCSLASTLALGSKLFNMPTFGDFANDLATGCFHLIEEFGGFQPVELYLDPCENEQCNLDVELKVERTKNGHYYRLDSDKAETVQQDEIKVSQQGDVTVPPRRVLAFAYKQGPSFFRSGDLEVDTRKLQWKDDPRRPLWVNKMGQLRVLSPDAVEAIFYLYRTTGDAKWRQMARTMFQMTLETLQNSNGGAKGVWKINELYDDGTGLASSSWLSKTLKYYFLLFSDKNYYSLDDYVFTSGGHLLRKAEVKS from the coding sequence ATGTCCCTGTACAAAGCTTTCCGGTCTCTCGTAAGGAGGGTACGGTCGGTGTTGATCCTGGCGGTCACAATCTTACTGCTCTTCTACTATACATTCGAGAATGAAATTGACATGCTCAATTCATTTGCAGAAAATGAATACATTCCATCAATAAAGGATGTGGCAAGAAACGAGGGCGGACTAGATCTAGCAGATATACGACGGGAAGGTGTGCTAAAAGATGAGCCTACAGGCTTGGATCCGacagatttgaaagctttaaGAGAAAAGAACAAGTACTTCCCATTACTGATCTCTGATGCGTCAAAGGATCCATCTGCTTTACTGGAGACTTCAAGTGATTTGGATCCGACGAAATTTGCTAGTCATAAGGAGAGATACCCTGTATTAAATGAAGTATCACTACCGGTAATTCTAACGCCAGGAGAAGGAAGTGACTTAGCGGTTCAGAGCAGTGTATTCGAGGACGAGGGTGTagctgatgaaaagatgtTGCGGAATATCAAGGAACTTTTCGTAAATACATGGAAGCAGGAAGATTTAGTCGGAAAAATCTCTGAGTTCCATTGGCCGATGAACTTGATTGATGCACTCGACACTCTAtatatcttgaaagaagaggaggaatttgaaagtgCATTGAATGCTATATCTGAGGTTACCTTTTCGCTGCCGCCAGCTTCCATTGAGGCTGTCGATATATCAGATGTGGGATCGCGGGCACTAGGAGGCCTGATGTCTGGCTATGAACTATCTGGGAATGCTACTTTGCTGCAAAAGGCGAAGGAAGTAGCAGACTTTTCATTGAGAGCCTACGATACACCAAACAGACTTCCATTGCTGAACTTCTTTTGGAAATCAAAACTTGACAACAGATTTCCCTATCAAAAGGCAAATGCAGGAGCATTGACAAGCATGACATTGGAGTTGATTAAACTATCACAAATTACACAGGAAAATAAGTATTTTGATGCCGCTCAAAGAATATATCGTACGATTTCTCTTTCCACTAATGAATTCGATTTAGAGTACTTATTCCCAAATCAGGTTGACGCCTCGGGATGCACTCCAATCTCCACTGACCAAATTCAACTGGGGAGGCATTTAAGCCAATTCAAGGGTATGAAGAGTATAGATGAAAACCTTCAGTTTATTCATTGCCATCAGACAGGGAAATTGATCAGTTTTAACCCTAAAAAGGTCAAGCAAGAACAGCATTTTGACATGGATGCTCAGGCACAATTGTTGTACTCCAACTTGGTCAAGTCTTaccatcttttgaatgGAAATGATCTGTTGAAATTCTCTGATAACTATTTTGAACcgaatgatgatgatatcagAGATGAttccaagatcaaaaacTCACCCAGTGGAATAAATAAGAATAAAGAGAAGGCCCAGAGCTCTAGGCATATATTCACTAAGGCCATGGATTCTGTAAGGGACCTGATGGCGTTTAATCCTGCGACACCTCTGAAAGAAAACATTACACTCCTGTCGTCTCTAAAAACAAGAACCCACTTGTCGCCGGCCACCAATGAAGTTAACGTCGAAATAACCAGAATGTACGACatgaaatttgaaaggtgCTCCTTGGCCTCCACCTTGGCATTGGGTTCAAAACTTTTTAACATGCCCACCTTTGGCGATTTCGCTAATGATCTGGCTACCGGTTGCTTTCATTTAATAGAGGAGTTCGGGGGGTTCCAACCAGTCGAACTTTATCTGGATCCCTGTGAAAATGAGCAATGTAATTTGGACGTTGAGCTCAAAGTTGAAAGGACCAAAAATGGTCATTACTATAGACTCGATAGTGACAAAGCAGAAACTGTTCAGCAGgatgaaatcaaagtttCCCAGCAAGGAGATGTAACGGTTCCACCACGGAGGGTGTTGGCGTTTGCGTACAAGCAAGGGCCTTCGTTCTTCAGATCAGGCGACCTGGAAGTCGATACAAGGAAGCTTCAATGGAAAGATGATCCACGTCGTCCGCTCTGGGTAAACAAGATGGGACAGCTGAGAGTCCTCTCTCCAGACGCTGTTGAAGCTATATTTTACCTTTACAGAACTACGGGAGATGCTAAATGGAGACAAATGGCACGAACAATGTTCCAAATGACGTTAGAGACTTTACAAAACTCAAATGGTGGAGCCAAAGGAGTCTGgaaaatcaatgaattgTATGATGATGGTACGGGTCTGGCCTCTAGTAGTTGGCTCTCTAAGACCTTGAAGTATTACTTCTTGCTTTTCTCCGACAAGAACTACTATTCTCTTGATGACTATGTCTTTACCTCTGGGGGTCATTTATTAAGGAAGGCAGAGGTGAAATCTTGA
- the TDEL0C00650 gene encoding uncharacterized protein (ancestral locus Anc_8.39a) — MNESKKRALTLTPNSNMQAIPGKKRMLNGSPQRLTKLQPSSSEAIDWQRQYIVQKSELKRTKKLNQYLELERKCYKSGL, encoded by the coding sequence ATGAatgaatcaaagaaacGAGCATTAACCCTGACCCCCAACTCCAATATGCAGGCGATACCAGGTAAGAAACGAATGTTAAATGGATCTCCACAAAGATTAACAAAATTACAACCAAGCTCAAGTGAAGCTATCGATTGGCAAAGACAGTACATAGTCCAGAAAAGCGAATTAAAGCGTACTAAAAAGCTAAATCAGTATTTGGAGttggaaagaaaatgcTATAAGAGTGGGCTATAA
- the CAK1 gene encoding cyclin-dependent protein kinase-activating kinase CAK1 (similar to Saccharomyces cerevisiae CAK1 (YFL029C); ancestral locus Anc_8.40), whose protein sequence is MSEPFPQNPENRQLLQATRFARIYKDGCYVIKTITLDFTVPPHNHRAELSILSKLSKLNNPFIIKLINSRSLDGDLELLFPRYRNDLHEFMRKCYKLSTKAVMKINPYYTLSAKVPIPPQGSFQNTFDVNKYAYGFTLQLARGLQFLHQNGIIHRDIKPQNILVNHADEMKLVITDFGISYDYSDTVQSREEPPTEKITDVSTSIYKAPELLFGVKNYSFAVDIWALMVIVSQWFQESAHNPSRHIPATFDDGSGRFDDNDTGSDIKLILSIFSQLGIPAIKDWPEVAHFGTSDAFSGMFGSEGDGNYFGDDEPESRSKRLDTLLPRLREIQNNDQKAALKDCIVGMLPFESSVRWTSGHLVQRLTL, encoded by the coding sequence ATGTCGGAGCCTTTCCCACAAAACCCTGAGAACCGTCAGCTGTTGCAAGCTACCAGATTTGCCCGGATCTACAAGGATGGATGCTACGTTATAAAGACTATCACTCTGGATTTTACAGTGCCCCCACATAATCATCGAGCAGAGTTATCCATACTGTCAAAACTTTCTAAGCTCAATAATcctttcatcatcaagttAATTAACAGTAGATCGCTCGATGGAGATCTGGAATTGCTTTTCCCTCGATACAGGAACGACTTACATGAGTTTATGCGCAAATGCTACAAATTGTCGACCAAAGCTGTTATGAAGATAAATCCATATTACACACTTTCTGCAAAGGTACCAATTCCACCTCAGggatcttttcaaaatacttTCGATGTTAATAAATACGCTTATGGATTCACTTTACAATTAGCGCGAGGTCTTCAATTCCTACATCAAAATGGTATCATTCATCGTGATATAAAACCGCAAAATATCCTCGTGAACCACGCTGATGAGATGAAACTTGTAATTACAGATTTTGGCATATCTTATGACTATAGCGACACAGTTCAGTCACGGGAAGAACCTCCGACCGAGAAGATTACAGACGTATCGACATCTATCTACAAGGCGCCCGAGTTACTGTTTGGTGTTAAAAATTACTCTTTTGCAGTTGATATATGGGCCTTGATGGTTATCGTTTCTCAGTGGTTCCAGGAGAGTGCACATAACCCTTCTCGACATATCCCAGCTACATTTGATGACGGCTctggaagatttgatgaCAATGATACAGGAAGCGATATTAAATTGATCCTCTCAATTTTCAGCCAATTAGGTATTCCTGCAATTAAAGACTGGCCCGAAGTAGCCCATTTTGGAACTTCTGATGCGTTTAGCGGTATGTTTGGCTCTGAAGGCGATGGCAATTATTTTGGCGATGATGAACCTGAATCAAGATCTAAAAGACTTGATACTCTGCTCCCCAGGCTTcgagaaattcaaaataacGATCAGAAAGCTGCATTGAAGGATTGTATAGTGGGGATGCTCCCTTTTGAATCTAGCGTGCGTTGGACTAGTGGCCACCTGGTTCAAAGGCTCACTTTATAG
- the ERG3 gene encoding C-5 sterol desaturase (similar to Saccharomyces cerevisiae ERG3 (YLR056W); ancestral locus Anc_8.41), translating to MDLVLEVCDSYLFDNLYAKVLPTSLASHFPSKVQSILKLNKGVCNSTFLQESIDTLNALPRVNKDVYGLTPYLMDFTPTTFASLLPRNNFLRELLSLWAVVTVFGWLLYLGAASLSYIFVFDKSIFNHPRYLKNQMSLEIKLAMSAIPFMSLLTCPWFMLELNGHSKLYMEVDWANHGLRKILLEFVCFILFTDCGVYLAHRWLHWPRVYKALHKPHHKWLVCTPFASHAFHPVDGYIQSLPYHVYPVLMPLNKVSYLLLFTAINCWTIMIHDGQHRFNNAVVNGTACHTVHHLYFNYNYGQFTTLWDRLGGSYRRPEDELFDPSLRNKDTMEKQIKEIEEYIQLMDGDDGSYRVYGTEERLKKVN from the coding sequence ATGGATTTAGTGTTGGAAGTTTGCGACAGTTATCTGTTCGACAACCTTTATGCCAAGGTTTTGCCTACTTCATTGGCATCTCATTTTCCATCAAAGGTGCagtcaattttgaaacTAAATAAAGGTGTTTGCAACAGTACCTTCCTGCAGGAAAGTATCGATACCTTGAATGCACTGCCAAGAGTTAACAAAGATGTATATGGGCTCACTCCATATCTAATGGATTTCACTCCAACGACGTTTGCTTCATTGCTTCCTCGTAACAATTTTCTAAGAGAACTGTTGTCTTTATGGGCTGTGGTGACCGTTTTTGGTTGGTTGTTGTATTTGGGTGCAGCTTCTTTGAGTTACATCTTTGTCTTCGATAAGAGTATTTTCAACCATCCACgttatttgaagaatcaGATGTCTTTGGAGATTAAATTAGCTATGAGTGCCATTCCCTTCATGTCACTGTTGACTTGTCCATGGTTTATGTTGGAGTTGAACGGTCACTCAAAGTTGTACATGGAAGTGGATTGGGCAAACCACGGTTTGCGTAAGATTTTGCTAGAGTTTGTGTGCTTTATTCTATTCACTGATTGTGGTGTTTATTTGGCTCACAGATGGTTACACTGGCCTCGTGTGTACAAGGCTCTCCACAAACCTCATCATAAATGGTTGGTCTGTACACCTTTCGCTTCGCATGCTTTCCACCCAGTCGATGGTTACATCCAATCCTTGCCATACCACGTCTACCCAGTGCTAATGCCATTGAACAAGGTATCTTACCTATTGTTGTTTACCGCCATTAACTGTTGGACCATTATGATCCATGACGGTCAACACAGATTCAACAACGCCGTCGTGAACGGTACTGCATGCCACACCGTGCACCATCTATATTTCAACTACAACTACGGCCAATTCACTACTCTATGGGACAGATTGGGTGGTTCTTACCGTAGACCTGAAGACGAATTGTTCGATCCATCGCTCAGAAACAAGGACACAATGGAGAAACAGATCAAGGAGATCGAGGAGTACATCCAACTGATGGATGGTGATGATGGCAGTTATAGAGTTTACGGTACCGAGGAGAGACTCAAGAAGGTTAACTAG